From the genome of Chiloscyllium punctatum isolate Juve2018m chromosome 13, sChiPun1.3, whole genome shotgun sequence, one region includes:
- the LOC140484535 gene encoding uncharacterized protein — protein sequence MRSIVLLTCYAIILGLGLCVRVTQFGLWLKQAEDRQWFTISVLANQSTQTLSLDLCELVPCRTKSQLNQTKQNLERERGFQGQTLVLQLHGREGLSRPPAPGVQAMVSVVRDPITPGRDCGQNQCNPLYLTIKNLEKNEASLNRTILGIRVGGQAGWGGMQLCCTYITVIEAESGGSSTTGKQEKIRIIETTDLEKTFEIETGYGEANAWMEWVKYTVRSIKKSDCYACTSARPNPQVVPFPLGWEKHPRAMDCMIRLYQDREAWNDPTCRPLSLKFPPVRSEGAPRPPSFSGVTGTHQACVSRTGLQWDDDVGTFDKCSGSIRLVNETTGGGNYSHIHVPRADLWWYCGGRVLRPTLPQKWTGTCAIVQLAIPFTLVFEKQEQPRSSGRTERALETSFDDNIYLDAIGVPRGVPDEYKARNQIAAGFESSLFWWVTINKNVDWINYIYYNQQRFINYTRDAVKGIAEQLDATSRMA from the coding sequence atgcggtcaatcgtattgttaacttgctatgccattatccttgggctgggtctttgtgtgcgtgttacccaatttggcctctggttaaaacaagcagaggaccgtcagtggttcaccatctccgtgcttgccaaccaatcaacacagacacttagcttagacctatgtgagttggtgccctgtaggactaaaagtcaactgaatcaaactaagcagaatctagagagagaaaggggattccagggtcagacgttagtattacaattgcatggtagggaaggcctaagtaggcctccagcccccggggtccaggctatggtgtcagttgtccgtgatcccatcacccctggacgggattgtgggcagaatcagtgcaatccgctttatctgaccataaagaacttggaaaagaacgaggcgagccttaatagaacaatactgggtattagagttgggggccaggcaggatggggggggatgcagctgtgctgcacgtatatcacggtcattgaagctgagtctgggggctcatccaccactggtaagcaggaaaagattagaataattgagacaacggatttggaaaagacctttgaaatagaaacgggatacggggaggcgaatgcctggatggaatgggtcaaatatactgtgaggagcataaaaaagagtgattgctacgcatgcacgagtgcccgccctaaccctcaggtggtcccattcccgctgggatgggagaaacacccacgagccatggactgcatgataaggctgtaccaggaccgagaggcctggaacgaccccacttgtcgacccttgagtttgaagtttccccccgtcaggtctgagggggcgccccgcccgccatcattctcaggggtaacgggtacgcaccaggcctgcgtctctcggacgggactacagtgggacgacgatgtggggacatttgacaagtgcagcggatcaatccggctggtcaatgaaactaccgggggcgggaattactcccacattcatgtacctagggcagacctctggtggtactgtggtgggagggttctgcgaccgactctgccccaaaaatggacgggcacttgtgcgatcgttcaattggccatcccattcaccctggtattcgaaaaacaagagcaaccccgttctagtggaagaactgagagagctttggagacctcttttgatgataacatatatttagatgccataggggtccccaggggtgttcctgacgaatacaaggctaggaaccagatagcggcgggttttgagtcgtcactgttttggtgggtgactatcaataagaacgtggattggattaattatatttactacaatcagcagaggttcattaattatacccgggatgcagtgaaaggaatagcagaacaactggacgccactagtaggatggcgtag